TCTGCACTCTGGTACTGAACATAAAATGCAGGATTTTTGGCAGGAACTTCTACTGGTACTTTGACTTCTTTTACAACTTCTTTTATCTCTACAACAGGAGTTGCTGTAGCCGGTGCTGATGATGTAGCTGTAGCAGTTACTGCTGATTCAAGTGTTCTTTTCTGTTTTTTCTTATCGATTCTTTTATTCATTATTATTACCCCTTTTTCAAATTGTACAACATCTATTATATTACTTTTATATGGAGAAGTCAAAATGGTATTTATCACAGATATTTTGCAGAAAATGAAAAAGGGTTGCGCATAATGGTGAAATATGAGTATAATGAGTATCGTGTAATTGGAGTATAACCGGGAGGAAAAGGTAGAATGAATAGAGCAGCATTATTTTTTGATATTGATGGGACCGTACTCAGTGAGATTACAAAAGAGATTCCCGCAAGTACGGTAGATGCACTTAAAAGGGCACACGACGCAGGACATTTTTTATTTATCAATACAGGAAGAACATACTGCAGTGTTCCGGTGGAACTGAAAAAACTTCCATTTGATGGATATTTGTGTGGATGTGGGATTTATTTTACATTTGATGAAGAAATTATTTTTGAAAAGCATCTGGATCCGGAGAGGGGCGATGAGATCGCTGATTATATGACAAAATGTCAGATTGATGGGATTTTTGAGGGAGCAGAAGATGTGTATTTCACTTCAAGAGTTTCAAGATTTGACAGATTGGAAAATACAAAAAAACACATGAATAACCGTGGACTTGGAATCGAGCGTTATATGGAGCAGAGAAGATGTCCATATGATAAAATCTTTATTTATACGGATGAAAAAAGTGATGTAAAAGCATTTTTTGAATTTATCAAAGATGATATGGAAGTAATCGACCGTGGAAGTAATACGTTTGAATGTATCCTCAAGGGCTATACAAAAGGAACTGCGATTGACTGGGTACTGGAGCATTTTGGAATGACGAGAGATCAGTCATATGCATTTGGAGACAGCAGCAATGATCTGGCAATGTTCCGGCATGCCGGGCATGCGATTGCGATGGGCGCGCATGACCAGGTGCTGGAACCTTATACAGAATTTGTTACAAAGACCGTTGAAGAAGATGGAATTGCTTATGCGATGAAGAAATATGGACTGATCGATTAGAGAATCCTTCGATAAAGTGACAGAGAAAAATTCCTAAGATGCAGTAGCTTTTATAAGGTCATCAAGAGAAGCAAAATGATAACCCATTTCTTCCCATTTGGTGAGAAGTTCATCTAAGATTTCAGCGTTTGTAGAGGATGTACTGTGGAGTAAAACGATGGCACCGGGATGGATCCTCCCAAGCAGCTTTTCAAAAGCCTCTTCGTGGGATGGCTGGCTATCCTGATACCAGTCGACGTAGGCGAGACTCCAGAAGAAGGTATGATAGCCAAGATCCTGTGCCATTTTCAGGTTGGCTTCGCTGTATTTGCCTTGTGGTGGACGATAAAATCTGGAAATTTCCTGTCCGGTGATCTGCTGATACAGTTTTTCAACTGTCTGGATTTCTTCAGAAAAGGATTCCATTGTAGAAATCTGTGACATGTCTTTGTGATGCCAGGTGTGGTTGCCGATGGTGTTACCGGCAGCGAGGATCTGTTTGATAAGTTCTGGATTGCTTTCCAGAAGTGTGCCGACGACGAAGAACGTTGCCGGAGCCTGATGTTTCGTAAGAGCTTCCAGAATAGCCGGTGTATTTCCATTTTCATAACCGGCATCGAAAGTAAGGTAGATTACCTTTTCGCCGGTGTCCTGTGCGTAAAAGGCATCAAATTTTTTCAACTCGTCAAATGTGGCATTGCCGACAGGGGGATCCCCATCCGT
The sequence above is drawn from the Coprococcus comes ATCC 27758 genome and encodes:
- a CDS encoding DUF6465 family protein produces the protein MNKRIDKKKQKRTLESAVTATATSSAPATATPVVEIKEVVKEVKVPVEVPAKNPAFYVQYQSAEYTVAAITERVIADCNAKGHAVENPEALSIYLKPEDKKAYYTLGGFNGYIEL
- a CDS encoding Cof-type HAD-IIB family hydrolase, whose protein sequence is MNRAALFFDIDGTVLSEITKEIPASTVDALKRAHDAGHFLFINTGRTYCSVPVELKKLPFDGYLCGCGIYFTFDEEIIFEKHLDPERGDEIADYMTKCQIDGIFEGAEDVYFTSRVSRFDRLENTKKHMNNRGLGIERYMEQRRCPYDKIFIYTDEKSDVKAFFEFIKDDMEVIDRGSNTFECILKGYTKGTAIDWVLEHFGMTRDQSYAFGDSSNDLAMFRHAGHAIAMGAHDQVLEPYTEFVTKTVEEDGIAYAMKKYGLID
- a CDS encoding polysaccharide deacetylase family protein, whose protein sequence is MFSRLKSKNIIRICFLFLAAFFVGTGAAFLHDHFFPAAVPTSSEGNWGLSFQTDGDPPVGNATFDELKKFDAFYAQDTGEKVIYLTFDAGYENGNTPAILEALTKHQAPATFFVVGTLLESNPELIKQILAAGNTIGNHTWHHKDMSQISTMESFSEEIQTVEKLYQQITGQEISRFYRPPQGKYSEANLKMAQDLGYHTFFWSLAYVDWYQDSQPSHEEAFEKLLGRIHPGAIVLLHSTSSTNAEILDELLTKWEEMGYHFASLDDLIKATAS